Below is a genomic region from Salvelinus fontinalis isolate EN_2023a chromosome 38, ASM2944872v1, whole genome shotgun sequence.
ATCTCaaagagtagagcattgcagatCATTCTTCTTGCCACATCTCCCTGAAATGATTCACTCTCTCCCCTATCATCTGTTTATACAACACATGGACACTTGCTAAAGCAGTTCTGGGTTCTCCGGAGTTTGAGGTCGCAATTCAATCCAAGTGAAAGGCTTTTAAAGGCAATTTCCCAAATGTTCACAGCGATTGCATTCGCTGTAAACGCTGTGGATGTCGACTCAAGCAAAAATGTCCTTTTATAGGGTCAATTGCAGTGTGCACGTTGTTTATGTGTTTCTTTGAATCCTGGCCTGAGTCTTTCCACAGGTTCTGATTCATGGGTAAGACATTCACTTGCCTATCCACTCCCTCATACTCCCATACTGGCGGCGCTATGGGGTAGCAAGACGGTGCTGAAGCCCCTTCTAGAATTGGCCTATGTTTTAAATTCTCAGTATATATATAACGTCtacatatttctctctctcaaaatCCTGTTCTCACGAACGAGCTCCAACTGCTCAGCAATCTGGCATAGCCTACATAACGCCGTGCCTCCTCATTGGCTCAGCCAGAATCTCATGcatttgagtggttgaaaaatccTGTTGTTTGAGATACTGTATCATCGGACTATGTAAAAGTTGCTTATAGCTAGCTATACGCTATGAAAGTCCCGCCTACAGTgcctttttcttattttgttgcattacaacctgtcatttaaatagatttttatttggatttcatgtaatggacatacacaaaatgtaatttttttaaatatataaaatGGAAAGGTGGTGcgtgcatacagttgaagtcggaagttaacataaacttaggttggagtcattaaaacttgtttttcaaccactccacaaatttcttgttcaacaaactatagttttggcaagtcggttaggacatctactttgtacatgacacggaacccaaaccggctgtgctCGTGCGCtatcatacatttattttgtccccctacagcaaacgcgatcacgacacgcaggttaaaatatcaaaacaaactctgaaccaattacataaatttggggacaggtcgaaaagcattaaacatgtatgacaatttagctagttagcttgcacttgctaacgttaatttgtcctatttagctagcttgctgttgctagctaatttgtcctgggatataaacattgagttgttattttacctgaaatacacaaggtcctctactccgacaattaatccacagataaaacggccaaccgaatcgtttctagtcatctctcctccttccaggcttttttatctttgaacttatatggtgatcagcatctaaactttcatagtattaccacgactaccggcaaaacagtttgtctttcaatcacccacgtgggtataaccaatgagaagatggcacgtgggtacctgcttctataaaccaattaggagatgggagaggcaggactttcagcgcaatctgcgtcagaaatagaaaggagttctattttagcccttaaCATgggtttctaaatttattttgcgacgtgtccggtctggtcagcatgtgacaagtcatttttccaacaattgtttacagacagattatttcacttctaattcactgtatcacaattccagtgggtcagaagtatacattcactaagttgactgtgcctttaaacagcttggaaattccagaaaatggtgtcatggctttagaagcttctgataggctaattgacatcatttaagataattggaggtgtacctgtggatgtatttcaaggcctaccttcaaactcagtgcctctttgcttgacatcatgggaaaatcaaagaaatcagccaagacctcagaaaaagaattgtagacctctacaagtctggttcatccttgggagcaatttccaaacgcctggaggtaccacgttcatctgtacaaacaatagtacgcaagtactaccgctcataccgttcaggaaggagacgcgttctgtctcctagagattaatgtactttggtgcgaaaagtgcaaatcaatcccagaacaacagcaaaggaccttgtgaagatgctggaggaaacgggtacaaatgtatctatatacagagtaaaacgagtcctatatcgacataacctgaaagaccgctcggcaaggaagaagccactgctgcaaaaccggcatttaaaaaaaaaaaagactacggtttgcaactgcacatggagacaaagatcgtactttttggagaaatgtcctctggtctgatgaaacaaaaatagaactgtttgaccataatgaacatcgttatgtttggaggaaaaagggggaggcttgcaagcccgaaaaacaccatcccaaacatgaagcacgggggtatcagcatcatgttgtgggggtgctttgctgcaggagggactggtgcacttcacaaaatagatggcatcatgatgaggaaaaatatgtggatatattaaagcaacatcttaagacatcagtcagaaagttaaagcttggtcacaaatgggtcttccaaatggacaatgacaccaagcatacttccaaagttgtggcaaaatggcttaaggacaacaaagtcaaggtattggagtggccatcacaaagccctgaccttaatcctatagaatatttgttgggagaactgaaaaatcgtgtgcgagcaaggaggcctacaaacctgactcagttacaccagctctgttaggaggaatgggccaaaattcacccaacctataatgggaagcttgtggaaggctacctgaaacgtttgacccaagttaaacaatttaaaggcaatgctactaagtacaaattgagtgtatgtaaacgtctgacccactgggcatgtgatgaaagaaataaaagctgaaataaataattctctatcattctgacattttacattaaaATAAGttggtgatcctagctgaccaAAGACGGGGAACTTTTgctaggactaaatgtcaggaattatgaaaaactgagtttaaatgtatttggctacggtgtatgtaaacttccgactctaAGGGACTGTATATATTCACCCGCTTTGctttgaagcccctaaataagatctgttgcaaccaattaccttcagaagtcacgtaattagttaaagtccacctgtgtgcaatctaagtgtcacatgatctcagtatatatacacctgttctgaaggccccagagtctgcatcAACACTAAGCAAGGAGccccaccaagcaagcggcaccatgaagatcaaggagctctccaaacaggtcaggtacaaagttgtggagaagtacagatcagggttgggttataaaaaaatatcagaaactttgaacaacCCACGgaacaccattaaatccattataaaacaaatggcaccacaataaacctgccaagagaaggcCGCCCACCaacactcacagaccaggcaaggagggcattaatcagagaggcaacaaagtgaccaaagataaccctgaaggagctgcaaagctccacagcagagattggagtatctgtccataggaccactttaagccatactctccacagagctgggctttatggaagattGGCCAGAAAAAAGGCCAttgttttaagaaaaaaataagaaaacacatttggtgttcgcctaAAGGCATgtgggaaactccccaaacatatggaagaagatactctggtcagatgagactaaaatgtagctttttggccatcaaggaaaatgccatgtctggcgcaaacccatcACCTCTCAATaccccgagaacatcatccccacagtgaagcatggtgttggcagcatcttgctgtggggatgtttttcattggcagggactgggaaactggtcagaatggaaggaatgatggatggcgctaaatacagggaaattcttgagggaaacctgtttgtcttccagagatttgagactgggacggaggttcaccttccagcaggacaatgaccctaagcacactgctaaagcaacacttgagtagTTTAAGGGgagacatttaaatgtcttgcaatggcctagtcaaagcccagacctcaatccaattgagaatctgtggtatgacttaaatattgctgtatagcagcggaacccatccaacttgaaagagctggagcagttttgccttgaggaatgggcaaaagtcccagtggctagatgtgccaggcttatagagacatacaccAAGAGACGTGCAGATGTAATTGCTGCAaagggtggctctacaaagtattgatttgggggggtgaatagttatgcacgctcaagttgtcagtttttttttttgtcttattgtttgtttcacaataaaaaagaaATTGCAtcatcaaagtggtaggcatgttgtgtaaatcaaatgatacaacccccccccccccaaaaaaaatctattttaattccatattttaaggcaataaaataggaaaaatgcaaagGGGGTGAATCCTTTCGCATGCCACTGTACTTCTGGGTGCTTGACCTGTAATGTTTTTGAATGGACTTCAATCTTATTTATCAAATTCAGGAAAATGTGGTAATTTAAGATATGTACAATTTTAAATTCTTATTCATGGCTTAATTTACTTCTCTACCTGATGTCTTTCATGGAGGTTTTGAATTGCATTTTTTTCTCATTTGGAAAATGAATTGGGCAAAGGTTAATACAGTAAATCTCCTAATATAATTTAGCAACTTAAAATGACCCCATTTTCATGAATTTGATATTAGCTTGATGTCCATTCAAAATCGTTGCCCTTGAGTTGAATATGTTAGCTTGCCAGTGGGCTAAATTATGCTGTGGAATTTACCCCATAAGGAGTTTTTACCAGAAATAATTTAAGAGGATCTTCTCAGGTAAAATAATGTTTTGAGGTGTACTTTACTTGCAAACATGGGAACAGGAAGTTGTGGAAAGCTGAACCTTATCCATAGCTCGTCAATTTTGACCAATCAAAGCTTACTATAGCTTCTAGCCCCTGCTGGATTGGCTGTTGATGCTTGCTTTCTAGTTTTTCTGGCAGCCACATTAGGGTGATGCTAGCGTGGCTATCCGATTTAATGCTGATAGTGGAAATCTGCCTTGAGGCTATTAGCTACTACTAGCTTGAAAATATTGAATGCTAGAATGCACAGTTTTCACTTTGGTTGGCAAGTTTACCAGCTGACACTTCTGCTTCTGATATATTTTTTGTGGCTTCAATGATTTATGAACTTCTCTGACACTGGCCCCAGTGTACAGGTATTCTGGGGCAAAGAGGCTACTATTGTCGACATAGTATCTAACTAGCTTGGATTTTAgctagtgtgtgtgcgcgtgcgtactTCGTAGATTGCAAGAACCCCTTTGCAATGACCAATCTACCCCAGTGAAAACTTCCTGGCGCCACCACTGTACTCCCAAGTCTCAACTCCcatgtctccatctcccctctgtcttcctcccccacAGCGTGGAGCACATCCTGGGCAACCTGGTGATGCAGCTACTGCTGGGCATCCCGCTGGAGCTGGTCCACAAAGGCTTTGAAGTGGGCATGGTCTACATGGCAGGCGTCCTAGCAGGTGGGAATCCACATACACCCCCTTTTTCCATTGACACAGTCAATTAGACACAGTTGTCTTCAAAGGTTTGTTACGACTGAATAAAGTTGCTTTTTAAGTTGACTCTGTTTTGGTTAGTGAAATGAATAGTATAGCATATGATTGGTTAACCAACACAATGTGCGCGACAGGTTGCCTTAGTTATAATATTAGCTCGCTTGTTACATACAACCTCTGGATTTTTCCTGATCATAACTGCACAATGCTAGCAACTCACAGGCACAGAGCTGTGTAGATGGTATTCACGTTTCACACTTAAGTCTCTGAAATTCTTTCGCTTCTCAAAAGTTCGATTTTTCCTGTTTGGGTTTCATAGCTGAAATGTCTGTAATGCTATAGATGACCTTCTCATGCATGTTTTCTTCAGGCTCTCTGGCCAGCTCCATATTTGATCCTCTCAGTGCTCTGGTAGGGGCCTCTGGGGGGGTATATGCCCTCATAGGTGGATACTTCATGAACGCTGTTGTGGTGAGTTCTGGCAAACTGCTGATTCTACTATTTCTGCagatttattttctctctctcattatttcCCTGTTCCTTCCTCTTGTGTTACACCCTGACCTACAGAACTTCAGAGAGATGATTCCTCTCCTTGGAGTGTTTCGTATTGGAGTGATTGTGATTATTGGTAGGTCTCTTCTCAGATCCACTCTTATTGTTTTCCCACCAGTGCCTCAAGGTTTACTGTTCCAGCAGCGCCCACGCCTCTGTGGTCGTATTTCAGTAACTAAACGTTCAATGTTTTCTTTCTCAAGTCGGGACAGATGTCGGATTCGCCCTTTACAGAAGGTTTCTTACTCACGAAGTTGGCTTGAAGGTAAGACATCTTTTTTTTTTCGCATGCCCTTTCTCTTCTTAAAATGCCTGGCATTGAAATATTTTCCACAAACAGATAAGTATTTTTTCAGCAGAGAGCAATGCTTTTTTAGAACAGTCTTTAGTTCACAGCTGGAGAGGCTCTTAAGTGAAGTCCAACCCTAGACCAATATAACAGTGAGTAGATCTGGCTTTTATCAGTGTATGTAAATAGAGAACTAGAGACAAAAAAACTGCAGTAGCAGTACCACCCAGCTGCATTATACGGGTTACAGTTACACAGGGCTGACTAATCTCTAAACCAGATTGCCCtctacacacactgtcacacacacaacctgtctgtTCCCCCTGAATTATTGCACCCATACCATTCCTGTCACTAGACTGAGTGTGATCCTTgattctgttctctctgctttagGAGAAGCTGAGAGCACGATAAGGGTTGCAGCTGTTTGTCTTTCCAGCAGCGTAACTGACTGGCCTATAGGCTACTAATCTATCACCTGCTTCCCCTCTCTCATCTTGCATTTATTTCGTGTTTTCTTGGTCTTCGTGAGAAGTGCAGTTCCACATTCACTGGCTGCTTTTAAACTGGTCCTGCGAGTTTTACTGGCTGTCCATCCTTTGCATACTAACCACAGTGACAAGGCAGAGGGCACTAATTGTAAGGCTGCAGCACAGCATGTCTTTGTTGGTTTGAAGGGAAAAGGCGACTGAAATGAGACTCCTCCCTGGTCTCCCCCAGGTCTCGTTTGTGGCGCACATCGGAGGAGGGGTGGCTGGGATGACCATTGGCTACGTGTTCTTCAGCGCCTACAACCAGAAGCTCCTGAAGGACCCGCGCTTCTGGCTCTGCATAGTCGGCTACATAGTCTTCCTCTTGTTCGCTGTGCTCTTCAACATCTTCCTTTCCCCTGCATAATTTCACACTACACGAATGAATGTGTTTTTAATAACGGAAATAGGGCATTTCAGGGACTTGGAAGGTTATCCAAAAAATGTAAACCTCTACTGCAGGAGAGAAGAGATTTAAATGCAGAGGGACCCCCTGTTGCTGAAGTGTAGTATTACACACAGCACACATTCTCTTTGTTACATGTTTTTTTGTGTTGATAATGATCTCTAGGTTTTGTACTGAACTCAATATATCTCAGTTTGTTGGTGTTACAGGTCTTTTTTTCATATGATGTTTGTCCTGATTGGTCAGTGAGGTAGGACATTATTTCCCCAAGCAGGTCCTTTCCTCCAAGTTTTAGATTGGCCTACAAGTGTGTCTTTTGTGTATTATCAAGCCATCAGGAGCAGTGTGACATCTGTTGGTGACTGGAGTGTCAATTCATAAACAAGCAATGACAATGGCCCAATGCCAGGTTATTGTTTCACTTCCCTGTTGACAGGATGAGACGCTGTCTGCCAATAGTACATATCAATGTAAATCTGCTCACACATCCTTGGCTAAGCCTCTTTCAATGATAATTTATTGAACGCATCTTTTTAATTTGTTTTTCTCTTTAGCTACTTGCCAGCAGTTTGTAATTCATCAGTCAGTCTGTTAGTCCATTGGGTGTTTTAGAATGTTTGTGTACAGTGGAACAGTAGAGGGCAGCACTTTCCATGGTATATTAGGCATTTTCTATATCATTTCAATTGTACCAGTGTGTATTAGTCTACATAACCTTTTAGTAAAATGAAAAGGCCTCAACTTAAGGCCATCTGGATGGCATATTTTTACTGAAGATATCTTCAAAATGTTTTTTCCTACATTTATTTGTGGTGATATTTGTTAGTTGGCATCTGAAACCAAATGGTGGTTCAACAAATCTCTAAGAAACCAATACATGCTTTAGGTAATTATGTAATTACAACTTTACCATGTACTTTAAGTAAATCTTAGGTAGACAGCATAACATTCCAATTGTAAATGACTTGTTTTGTATTTGAACCTCTTTTTATTTTCATCACCAGACTTGATATTGTATCTTTTTATCACTTTtacattaaataaatattttacatacatttccaaaaTCCCTTCAGATCATAGATCTGTGTGTTGACAAAGCCATGCATAATCCAATCTCTGAAAATGATTAGATAAtgagtttttgttgttgtgtaaacTCTATTTGGTGTTATATGACTAATACGTTAATCTTGGCAAAACAATCTTAATTCATCTGGGATTCAGCAAGCCAGACATGGGGGTTAGTGAATGGGTATGGAGCAGGATATTTGTTTGGCTGATGTCTGACCTGAACCAGGGTGCCAAGCAGCCTCGCTTCTATGGCTCTCATTAGCTGACAGTGGCTtcaaaaaaaaaagacaattgaTCGTACCCCAA
It encodes:
- the LOC129837117 gene encoding rhomboid-related protein 2-like, encoding MDIDIEEQDPLAVDPVDRDGRRMGDRGGDDDGNRKVGCCERFHRSISKWMLPEELHEQYRERANCCPPPIFIILISIGELAVFIYYAVWKPQKQWVTLGEGIWNSPLSYRSDRREEAWRFVSYMFVHAGVEHILGNLVMQLLLGIPLELVHKGFEVGMVYMAGVLAGSLASSIFDPLSALVGASGGVYALIGGYFMNAVVNFREMIPLLGVFRIGVIVIIVGTDVGFALYRRFLTHEVGLKVSFVAHIGGGVAGMTIGYVFFSAYNQKLLKDPRFWLCIVGYIVFLLFAVLFNIFLSPA